Proteins co-encoded in one Arachis hypogaea cultivar Tifrunner chromosome 11, arahy.Tifrunner.gnm2.J5K5, whole genome shotgun sequence genomic window:
- the LOC112723190 gene encoding galactokinase, giving the protein MAKHEELPIPIFQSLNDVYGEGSQLEEAKLRFDTAKSKFQEFFGHAPQLFARSPGRVNLIGEHIDYEGYSVLPMAIRQDTIVAIRKNESSKKLRIANVNDKKYSMCTYPADPNQQLDLKNHKWGHYFICGYKGFYDYAKAKGVNVGPPVGLDVVIDGIVPTGSGLSSSAAFVCSSTIAIMAAFDANFPKKEIAQVTCDCERYVGTQSGGMDQAISVMAKTGFAELIDFNPIRATDVQLPAGGTFVIAHSLAESQKAVTAATNYNNRVVECRLASIVLGIKLGLNPKEAMSKVSTLSDVEGLCVQFAGKHNSSDPVLAVKEYLKEEPYTAEEIEAITGEKLRSFLGSNAAYVEVLKVAKHYKLHQRAAHVYSEARRVHAFKDVVSSNLSDEEMLKKLGDLMNESHYSCSVLYECSCPELEELVKVSRENGALGARLTGAGWGGCAVALVKESIVPQYILNLKEHYFQKRIDKGVIKKDDLGLYLFASKPSSGAAIFKF; this is encoded by the exons atggCGAAACACGAGGAGCTTCCGATCCCCATTTTCCAAAGCTTGAACGATGTCTATGGCGAAGGCTCTCAGCTCGAAGAAGCTAAGCTCCGCTTTGACACGGCCAAGTCCAAGTTTCAAGAATTCTTCGGTCACGCGCCTCAACTCTTCGCTCGCTCACCTG GGAGAGTGAACTTGATTGGGGAGCACATTGACTATGAAGGATATTCGGTGTTGCCTATGGCAATTCGTCAAGATACGATCGTGGCAATTCGGAAGAATGAAAGCAGCAAGAAGCTTAGGATCGCTAATGTTAATGATAAAAAGTATTCCATGTGCACTTACCCTGCTGACCCCAACCAG CAACTCGATTTGAAGAATCACAAATGGGGCCACTATTTTATTTGTGG GTACAAAGGTTTCTACGACTATGCAAAAGCAAAAGGGGTGAATGTTGGCCCACCAGTTGGACTTGATGTTGTTATTGATGGAATTGTGCCAACAG GTTCTGGACTATCAAGTTCTGCAGCATTTGTTTGTTCTTCCACAATTGCTATTATGGCTGCTTTTGATGCTAACTTCCCAAAG AAAGAAATTGCACAAGTTACATGTGACTGTGAACGATATGTCGGGACCCAATCTGGTGGGATGGATCAG GCAATCTCTGTCATGGCCAAAACTGGCTTTGCAGAGCTGATTGATTTCAACCCAATTCGTGCAACTGATGTGCAACTTCCTGCTGGCGGGACTTTTGTGATAGCCCATTCTTTGGCAGAGTCTCAGAAGGCTGTTACTGCTGCTACAAATTATAATAATAGGGTTGTTGAATGCCGTTTGGCTTCT ATTGTGCTTGGTATAAAGTTGGGACTGAATCCCAAAGAGGCAATGTCAAAAGTGAGCACATTGTCTGACGTTGAAGGATTATGTGTACAATTTGCTGGTAAACATAATTCCTCTGATCCAGTACTTGCTGTCAAG GAATATTTGAAGGAAGAACCATATACAGCTGAAGAAATCGAGGCAATTACGGGTGAAAAGTTGAGGTCATTTTTGGGCAGCAATGCTGCTTATGTGGAAGTTTTAAAAGTTGCAAAGCACTACAAATTACATCAG AGAGCTGCTCATGTTTATTCGGAAGCCAGGAGGGTGCACGCTTTCAAGGACGTTGTATCATCAAATCTAAG TGATGAGGAGATGCTAAAGAAGCTTGGTGACCTAATGAACGAGAGTCATTATAGCTGCAGCGTTTTATATGAATGCAG CTGTCCTGAGTTGGAAGAACTCGTAAAAGTTTCTCGTGAGAATGGTGCCCTTGGGGCAAGGCTTACTGGAGCTGGATGGGGTGGCTGTGCTGTTGCTTTGGTGAAAGAGAGCATAGTCCCACAGTATATCCTTAATTTGAAG GAACATTATTTCCAAAAGAGGATTGACAAGGGTGTTATCAAGAAGGACGACCTTGGTCTTTATCTTTTTGCTTCGAAGCCATCAAGTGGTGCTGCCATCttcaagttttaa